A genomic region of Parambassis ranga chromosome 7, fParRan2.1, whole genome shotgun sequence contains the following coding sequences:
- the LOC114438298 gene encoding ATP-dependent 6-phosphofructokinase, muscle type-like → MSKNPHPTTDPTKMGLGRSIAVLTSGGDAQGMNAAVRATVRVGLYTGAKVYFVHEGYQGLVDGGENIRPATWESVSMMLQLGGTVIGSARCKDFRSREGRMQAACNLVKLGITNLCVIGGDGSLTGANEFRTEWSGLLADLVRAGKVTQEEAKKSSHLNIVGMVGSIDNDFCGTDMTIGTDSALHRIIEVVDAITTTAQSHQRTFILEVMGRHCGYLALVTALACGADWVFIPEMPPDEGWENHLCRRLTDQRARGSRLNVLIVAEGAISRDGNPITSDLIKKLVTDRLGFDTRTTVLGHVQRGGTPSAFDRILGSRMGVEAVMALLEATPDTPACVVSLSGNQAVRLPLMECVQVTKDVTAAMAQGRFEDAIKLRGKSFENNWNTYKLLAHINPPDVKSNINVAIMNVGAPCAGMNAAVRSAVRMAIIQGHNMLAVHDGFDGLAHGQIEPINWTSVSGWTGKGGSVLGTKRTLPGKFLEEISQNIAKYNIHALVIIGGFEAYVGGLELVQAREKYEEMCIPMVVIPATVSNNVPGSDFSIGADTALNTITSTCDRIKQSAAGTKRRVFIVETMGGYCGYLATMAGLAAGADAAYIFEEKISIKDLETNVGHLVEKMKTTVKRGLILRNENCNANYTTDFIFNLYSEEGKGIFDCRKNVLGHMQQGGTPTPFDRNFGTKMGAKSVLWLTEKLKECYRHGRIFANTPDSACVLGMRKRALTFQPLADLKEDTDFEHRIPKSQWWLKIRPIMKILAKYNIKLDTSEHTDMEHVIKKRSPLGK, encoded by the exons ATGTCCAAGAATCCCCACCCAACCACAGACCCCACTAAGATGGGGCTTGGACGCTCCATTGCCGTGCTGACATCAGGAGGAGACGCTCAAG GTATGAACGCTGCTGTGAGAGCCACAGTCAGAGTCGGTCTTTACACTGGAGCCAAAGTCTACTTTGTTCATGAG gGCTACCAGGGCCTGGTGGATGGAGGCGAAAACATCCGCCCTGCCACATGGGAGAGTGTGTCCATGATGCTTCAACTG GGAGGCACAGTCATCGGCAGTGCTCGCTGCAAGGATTTCAGATCCAGGGAGGGTCGTATGCAGGCCGCCTGCAACCTGGTGAAACTGGGCATCACCAACCTGTGTGTGATCGGAGGTGATGGCAGTCTGACCGGAGCCAATGAGTTCAGGACAGAGTGGAGTGGACTGCTGGCTGACCTGGTTCGAGCTG GCAAAGTCACGCAGGAAGAAGCCAAGAAGTCATCCCACCTGAACATTGTTGGGATGGTTGGCTCCATCGACAACGACTTCTGCGGCACTGACATGACGATCGGCACCGACTCCGCCCTGCACCGCATCATCGAAGTGGTGGATGCCATCACTACAACTGCACAGAG CCACCAGAGGACATTTATACTGGAAGTGATGGGCAGACACTGTGG gtaCCTGGCTCTGGTTACAGCTCTGGCCTGTGGTGCTGACTGGGTGTTCATTCCTGAGATGCCCCCAGATGAGGGCTGGGAGAACCACCTGTGCCGGAGGCTAACAGAT CAAAGAGCCCGAGGTTCTCGTTTAAACGTGCTCATTGTGGCAGAGGGTGCGATTTCCAGAGACGGCAATCCAATTACATCTGACCTCATCAAAAAG CTGGTGACTGACAGGCTGGGCTTTGATACCCGCACCACTGTTCttggacatgtgcagagaggaggaactCCCTCGGCCTTTGACAGAATTCTG gGCAGCAGGATGGGCGTGGAGGCTGTGATGGCGTTGCTGGAGGCCACTCCAGACACTCCTGCCTGTGTGGTCAGCCTGTCTGGAAACCAGGCTGTCAGACTGCCGCTCATGGAATGTGTGCAAGTG ACCAAAGATGTGACTGCTGCCATGGCTCAGGGCAGATTTGAGGATGCCATCAAACTAAGAGGAAA GAGTTTTGAGAACAACTGGAACACATACAAGCTGCTGGCTCACATAAATCCGCCAGATGTTAAG AGCAACATCAATGTGGCCATTATGAACGTCGGAGCTCCCTGTGCTGGCATGAATGCTGCGGTGCGTTCAGCAGTCAGAATGGCAATCATCCAGGGTCACAACATGTTAGCTGTCCATGATGGCTTTGATGGTCTGGCTCACGGACAG ATTGAGCCCATCAACTGGACCTCAGTAAGCGGCTGGACTGGAAAAGGAGGTTCAGTGTTGGGCACCAAGAG AACTCTTCCAGGCAAATTTTTAGAGGAGATCAGCCAGAACATTGCCAAGTACAACATCCATGCTTTGGTTATCATTGGTGGATTTGAA GCCTATGTTGGAGGCCTGGAGCTGGTGCAGGCCAGAGAGAAGTATGAGGAGATGTGCATTCCCATGGTGGTGATCCCCGCCACCGTCTCCAACAACGTCCCCGGCTCTGACTTCAGCATCGGCGCTGACACTGCCCTCAACACCATCACCTCA ACCTGTGACAGAATCAAGCAGTCTGCAGCGGGGACCAAGCGCCGTGTGTTCATTGTTGAGACTATGGGTGGATACTGCGGCTACTTAGCCACCATGGCCGGCCTGGCTGCTGGGGCCGATGCTGCCTACATATTTGAGGAAAAAATCAGTATTAAAGACCTGGAG ACAAATGTAGGGCATCTTGTGGAGAAGATGAAGACAACAGTGAAAAGAGGTTTGATCCTCAG GAATGAGAACTGCAACGCCAACTACACCACTGATTTCATCTTCAACCTGTACTCAGAGGAAGGCAAAGGCATCTTTGACTGCCGAAAGAATGTCCTCGGACACATGCAGCAG GGAGGCACTCCAACACCCTTTGACAGAAACTTTGGCACAAAGATGGGAGCCAAGTCTGTTCTGTGGCTAACTGAGAAACTGAAGGAGTGTTATAGACACG GTCGTATCTTTGCAAACACACCAGACTCCGCCTGTGTGCTGGGAATGAGGAAGAGGGCACTCACCTTCCAACCTCTGGCTGACCTAAAGGAAGACACAGATTTTGA GCACCGCATCCCTAAGTCACAGTGGTGGCTGAAAATCAGGCCCATCATGAAGATCCTGGCCAAGTACAACATCAAACTGGACACATCTGAACACACCGACATGGAGCATGTGATCAAGAAGAGGAGTCCTCTTGGGAAGTAG
- the troap gene encoding uncharacterized protein troap isoform X3, with translation MASSPVLLQQSPNKIHRTKNEHNKKQPDPKPLKLIPAPHLSKKDIENKDPKEGSLRACVSRIPVMAKSLRLQTPSDFSQSHCRWEEKPLAVKANKRKPSARSVPFNRLEHRCTGMASKNQQSLSVLQSRSGTENNIYKVKPAKPRAVFPSNGNSAKDKGNASQADVLSILHQKASQRVACTSVMKNRQKDGATTETLKSVHFSPDTSALQSILQNEGVKAVAPVGATPQTSVCRAGRGTSVYSAQRVPVRKHCAEVAGGQAAGALKDTPSKTWSPQRVTSTKHQPQQVVQKLFDDKEDKQNTNVTETDPQTQAEHQGNTSKDKGENVLSDHAVLLSILQNKAPSVTSLTSATPQSKPYDSLPQRVPVKKSQQNEGPTDIRALQSILQNEGVKAVGATPRSSACPAGRGTSVYSAQRVPVRKNRAEVTGEAAAGALKETPSKKWTPQRVPNTKHQPMSAMKWPLSRGASLYGTPGLGSCKSIIQPQQEDIVQRLFDDREDEQSTKVTDQDLGTQAEQLPVQASATDFCEQSKSTDGDEKEEEEEQKFVGGQMFQQAPHRESVIFFSTGKKLFRARRIEKQESSAQQDQQALFSSLHKNDENSSESELTTQKNPSVQPLPRDLVVQKTCSQISAVAMLRKRFPPLEELLLDEEVATYTSLSAPAPVSSLSAWPRCGNPLASILHLEESTRFVPISFEPLSGPSSHSKR, from the exons ATGGCCTCTTCTCCAGTCCTTCTCCAACAAAGTCCAAACAAAATCCACAG AACGAAGAATGAACACAACAAAAAGCAACCTGATCCAAAGCCTTTGAAACTCATACCTGCACCGCACCTTTCCAAGAAGGACATTGAGAACAAAGATCCTAAAGAGGGTTCTTTGCGGGCATGTGTAAGCAGAATTCCAGTGATGGCAAAGTCCCTTCGTCTTCAGACCCCCTCCGATTTCAGTCAGTCGCACTGCAGATGGGAGGAGAAGCCTCTGGCT gtaaAAGCAAATAAGAGAAAACCATCCGCACGGTCTGTACCATTTAACCGGCTTGAGCACAGATGCACAGGAATGGCTTCCAAAAATCAACAGTCATTAAGTGTTCTACAGTCAAGAAGTGGTACTGAAAACAACATATACAAAGTAAAACCTGCTAAACCTCGAGCTGTGTTTCCCAGCAATGGAAACTCAGCCAAAG ACAAAGGAAACGCCAGCCAGGCAGATGTGCTCAGTATTCTCCACCAAAAAGCA TCCCAGCGAGTGGCATGTACAAGTGTCATGAAGAATCGACAAAAAGATGGCGCCACCACAG AAACGTTGAAGTCGGTGCATTTCTCTCCAGACACCAGCGCGCTGCAGAGTATCCTCCAGAATGAGGGAGTGAAGGCTGTAGCACCTGTGGGTGCTACACCACAAACCTCAGTCTGTCGAGCGGGCAGAGGCACTTCAGTCTACTCA GCTCAGAGAGTGCCAGTTAGAAAGCACTGTGCAGAAGTGGCTGGTGGACAAGCAG CTGGAGCACTGAAAGACACCCCATCCAAGACATGGTCTCCACAGAGAGTCACCAGCACCAAACATCAGCCC CAGCAAGTTGTCCAGAAGTTATTTGATGATAAGGAGGATAAGCAGAATACAAATGTGACAGAGACGGACCCTCAGACACAAGCAGAGCATCAGGGCAACACTTCAAAAG ACAAAGGGGAGAATGTCCTGTCCGATCATGCGGTTTTGCTCAGTATCCTGCAGAACAAGGCACCAAGTGTCACAAGTCTGACATCTGCAACTCCACAGTCCAAACCCTATGACTCTCTG CCTCAGCGAGTGCCTGTTAAAAAGAGTCAACAAAATGAAGGCCCTACAG ACATCAGAGCACTGCAAAGTATTCTGCAGAATGAGGGAGTGAAGGCTGTGGGTGCAACACCACGGAGCTCAGCCTGTCCAGCAGGAAGAGGCACTTCAGTCTACTCG GCTCAGAGAGTGCCAGTTAGAAAGAATCGTGCAGAGGTGACTGGTGAAGCAGCAG CTGGAGCTCTGAAAGAGACTCCATCAAAGAAATGGACTCCACAAAGAGTCCCCAACACCAAACATCAGCCCATGTCTGCTATG aaatggcCTCTGTCCAGAGGAGCATCACTGTATGGCACTCCTGGACTCGGAAGCTGTAAAAGTATCATTCAGCCACAGCAAGAG GATATTGTCCAGAGGTTATTTGATGATAGAGAAGACGAGCAGAGCACAAAGGTGACAGACCAAGATCTGGGGACACAAGCAGAGCAGCTCCCAGTGCAAGCCTCAGCA ACTGACTTCTGTGAGCAGTCAAAGAGCACTGATGGtgatgagaaggaggaggaggaggagcagaagttTGTGGGAGGACAGATGTTCCAACAAGCTCCGCACAGAGagtctgtcatttttttctcaacGGGTAAAAAGCTGTTCAGAGCCCGACGCATTGAGAAGCAGGAGAGCTCAGCCCAGCAGGATCAGCAAGCCCTATTTTCATCACTACATAAGAATGATGAAAACTCTTCTGAGTCAGAGCTAACGACTCAGAAAAACCCCTCTGTTCAGCCTCTGCCGAGAG acCTAGTTGTTCAAAAGACTTGCTCTCAGATTTCTGCCGTGGCGATGCTGCGAAAGCGTTTTCCTCCACTGGAGGAGCTGCTTCTTGATGAAGAGGTGGCCACATACACCTCGCTGTCTGCCCCGGCTCCTGTCAGCTCGCTCTCTGCTTGGCCTCGCTGTGGAAACCCACTGGCCTCCATTTTGCACCTTGAAGAGTCCACT AGGTTTGTTCCGATCAGCTTTGAGCCCTTGTCTGGTCCTTCCTCTCACAGCAAGAGATGA
- the troap gene encoding uncharacterized protein troap isoform X2, which yields MASSPVLLQQSPNKIHRTKNEHNKKQPDPKPLKLIPAPHLSKKDIENKDPKEGSLRACVSRIPVMAKSLRLQTPSDFSQSHCRWEEKPLAVKANKRKPSARSVPFNRLEHRCTGMASKNQQSLSVLQSRSGTENNIYKVKPAKPRAVFPSNGNSAKDKGNASQADVLSILHQKASQRVACTSVMKNRQKDGATTETLKSVHFSPDTSALQSILQNEGVKAVAPVGATPQTSVCRAGRGTSVYSAQRVPVRKHCAEVAGGQAAGALKDTPSKTWSPQRVTSTKHQPQVVQKLFDDKEDKQNTNVTETDPQTQAEHQGNTSKDKGENVLSDHAVLLSILQNKAPSVTSLTSATPQSKPYDSLPQRVPVKKSQQNEGPTGSLKLVHFSPDIRALQSILQNEGVKAVGATPRSSACPAGRGTSVYSAQRVPVRKNRAEVTGEAAAGALKETPSKKWTPQRVPNTKHQPMSAMKWPLSRGASLYGTPGLGSCKSIIQPQQEDIVQRLFDDREDEQSTKVTDQDLGTQAEQLPVQASATDFCEQSKSTDGDEKEEEEEQKFVGGQMFQQAPHRESVIFFSTGKKLFRARRIEKQESSAQQDQQALFSSLHKNDENSSESELTTQKNPSVQPLPRDLVVQKTCSQISAVAMLRKRFPPLEELLLDEEVATYTSLSAPAPVSSLSAWPRCGNPLASILHLEESTRFVPISFEPLSGPSSHSKR from the exons ATGGCCTCTTCTCCAGTCCTTCTCCAACAAAGTCCAAACAAAATCCACAG AACGAAGAATGAACACAACAAAAAGCAACCTGATCCAAAGCCTTTGAAACTCATACCTGCACCGCACCTTTCCAAGAAGGACATTGAGAACAAAGATCCTAAAGAGGGTTCTTTGCGGGCATGTGTAAGCAGAATTCCAGTGATGGCAAAGTCCCTTCGTCTTCAGACCCCCTCCGATTTCAGTCAGTCGCACTGCAGATGGGAGGAGAAGCCTCTGGCT gtaaAAGCAAATAAGAGAAAACCATCCGCACGGTCTGTACCATTTAACCGGCTTGAGCACAGATGCACAGGAATGGCTTCCAAAAATCAACAGTCATTAAGTGTTCTACAGTCAAGAAGTGGTACTGAAAACAACATATACAAAGTAAAACCTGCTAAACCTCGAGCTGTGTTTCCCAGCAATGGAAACTCAGCCAAAG ACAAAGGAAACGCCAGCCAGGCAGATGTGCTCAGTATTCTCCACCAAAAAGCA TCCCAGCGAGTGGCATGTACAAGTGTCATGAAGAATCGACAAAAAGATGGCGCCACCACAG AAACGTTGAAGTCGGTGCATTTCTCTCCAGACACCAGCGCGCTGCAGAGTATCCTCCAGAATGAGGGAGTGAAGGCTGTAGCACCTGTGGGTGCTACACCACAAACCTCAGTCTGTCGAGCGGGCAGAGGCACTTCAGTCTACTCA GCTCAGAGAGTGCCAGTTAGAAAGCACTGTGCAGAAGTGGCTGGTGGACAAGCAG CTGGAGCACTGAAAGACACCCCATCCAAGACATGGTCTCCACAGAGAGTCACCAGCACCAAACATCAGCCC CAAGTTGTCCAGAAGTTATTTGATGATAAGGAGGATAAGCAGAATACAAATGTGACAGAGACGGACCCTCAGACACAAGCAGAGCATCAGGGCAACACTTCAAAAG ACAAAGGGGAGAATGTCCTGTCCGATCATGCGGTTTTGCTCAGTATCCTGCAGAACAAGGCACCAAGTGTCACAAGTCTGACATCTGCAACTCCACAGTCCAAACCCTATGACTCTCTG CCTCAGCGAGTGCCTGTTAAAAAGAGTCAACAAAATGAAGGCCCTACAG GATCATTAAAGTTGGTGCATTTCTCTCCAGACATCAGAGCACTGCAAAGTATTCTGCAGAATGAGGGAGTGAAGGCTGTGGGTGCAACACCACGGAGCTCAGCCTGTCCAGCAGGAAGAGGCACTTCAGTCTACTCG GCTCAGAGAGTGCCAGTTAGAAAGAATCGTGCAGAGGTGACTGGTGAAGCAGCAG CTGGAGCTCTGAAAGAGACTCCATCAAAGAAATGGACTCCACAAAGAGTCCCCAACACCAAACATCAGCCCATGTCTGCTATG aaatggcCTCTGTCCAGAGGAGCATCACTGTATGGCACTCCTGGACTCGGAAGCTGTAAAAGTATCATTCAGCCACAGCAAGAG GATATTGTCCAGAGGTTATTTGATGATAGAGAAGACGAGCAGAGCACAAAGGTGACAGACCAAGATCTGGGGACACAAGCAGAGCAGCTCCCAGTGCAAGCCTCAGCA ACTGACTTCTGTGAGCAGTCAAAGAGCACTGATGGtgatgagaaggaggaggaggaggagcagaagttTGTGGGAGGACAGATGTTCCAACAAGCTCCGCACAGAGagtctgtcatttttttctcaacGGGTAAAAAGCTGTTCAGAGCCCGACGCATTGAGAAGCAGGAGAGCTCAGCCCAGCAGGATCAGCAAGCCCTATTTTCATCACTACATAAGAATGATGAAAACTCTTCTGAGTCAGAGCTAACGACTCAGAAAAACCCCTCTGTTCAGCCTCTGCCGAGAG acCTAGTTGTTCAAAAGACTTGCTCTCAGATTTCTGCCGTGGCGATGCTGCGAAAGCGTTTTCCTCCACTGGAGGAGCTGCTTCTTGATGAAGAGGTGGCCACATACACCTCGCTGTCTGCCCCGGCTCCTGTCAGCTCGCTCTCTGCTTGGCCTCGCTGTGGAAACCCACTGGCCTCCATTTTGCACCTTGAAGAGTCCACT AGGTTTGTTCCGATCAGCTTTGAGCCCTTGTCTGGTCCTTCCTCTCACAGCAAGAGATGA
- the troap gene encoding uncharacterized protein troap isoform X1: MASSPVLLQQSPNKIHRTKNEHNKKQPDPKPLKLIPAPHLSKKDIENKDPKEGSLRACVSRIPVMAKSLRLQTPSDFSQSHCRWEEKPLAVKANKRKPSARSVPFNRLEHRCTGMASKNQQSLSVLQSRSGTENNIYKVKPAKPRAVFPSNGNSAKDKGNASQADVLSILHQKASQRVACTSVMKNRQKDGATTETLKSVHFSPDTSALQSILQNEGVKAVAPVGATPQTSVCRAGRGTSVYSAQRVPVRKHCAEVAGGQAAGALKDTPSKTWSPQRVTSTKHQPQQVVQKLFDDKEDKQNTNVTETDPQTQAEHQGNTSKDKGENVLSDHAVLLSILQNKAPSVTSLTSATPQSKPYDSLPQRVPVKKSQQNEGPTGSLKLVHFSPDIRALQSILQNEGVKAVGATPRSSACPAGRGTSVYSAQRVPVRKNRAEVTGEAAAGALKETPSKKWTPQRVPNTKHQPMSAMKWPLSRGASLYGTPGLGSCKSIIQPQQEDIVQRLFDDREDEQSTKVTDQDLGTQAEQLPVQASATDFCEQSKSTDGDEKEEEEEQKFVGGQMFQQAPHRESVIFFSTGKKLFRARRIEKQESSAQQDQQALFSSLHKNDENSSESELTTQKNPSVQPLPRDLVVQKTCSQISAVAMLRKRFPPLEELLLDEEVATYTSLSAPAPVSSLSAWPRCGNPLASILHLEESTRFVPISFEPLSGPSSHSKR, translated from the exons ATGGCCTCTTCTCCAGTCCTTCTCCAACAAAGTCCAAACAAAATCCACAG AACGAAGAATGAACACAACAAAAAGCAACCTGATCCAAAGCCTTTGAAACTCATACCTGCACCGCACCTTTCCAAGAAGGACATTGAGAACAAAGATCCTAAAGAGGGTTCTTTGCGGGCATGTGTAAGCAGAATTCCAGTGATGGCAAAGTCCCTTCGTCTTCAGACCCCCTCCGATTTCAGTCAGTCGCACTGCAGATGGGAGGAGAAGCCTCTGGCT gtaaAAGCAAATAAGAGAAAACCATCCGCACGGTCTGTACCATTTAACCGGCTTGAGCACAGATGCACAGGAATGGCTTCCAAAAATCAACAGTCATTAAGTGTTCTACAGTCAAGAAGTGGTACTGAAAACAACATATACAAAGTAAAACCTGCTAAACCTCGAGCTGTGTTTCCCAGCAATGGAAACTCAGCCAAAG ACAAAGGAAACGCCAGCCAGGCAGATGTGCTCAGTATTCTCCACCAAAAAGCA TCCCAGCGAGTGGCATGTACAAGTGTCATGAAGAATCGACAAAAAGATGGCGCCACCACAG AAACGTTGAAGTCGGTGCATTTCTCTCCAGACACCAGCGCGCTGCAGAGTATCCTCCAGAATGAGGGAGTGAAGGCTGTAGCACCTGTGGGTGCTACACCACAAACCTCAGTCTGTCGAGCGGGCAGAGGCACTTCAGTCTACTCA GCTCAGAGAGTGCCAGTTAGAAAGCACTGTGCAGAAGTGGCTGGTGGACAAGCAG CTGGAGCACTGAAAGACACCCCATCCAAGACATGGTCTCCACAGAGAGTCACCAGCACCAAACATCAGCCC CAGCAAGTTGTCCAGAAGTTATTTGATGATAAGGAGGATAAGCAGAATACAAATGTGACAGAGACGGACCCTCAGACACAAGCAGAGCATCAGGGCAACACTTCAAAAG ACAAAGGGGAGAATGTCCTGTCCGATCATGCGGTTTTGCTCAGTATCCTGCAGAACAAGGCACCAAGTGTCACAAGTCTGACATCTGCAACTCCACAGTCCAAACCCTATGACTCTCTG CCTCAGCGAGTGCCTGTTAAAAAGAGTCAACAAAATGAAGGCCCTACAG GATCATTAAAGTTGGTGCATTTCTCTCCAGACATCAGAGCACTGCAAAGTATTCTGCAGAATGAGGGAGTGAAGGCTGTGGGTGCAACACCACGGAGCTCAGCCTGTCCAGCAGGAAGAGGCACTTCAGTCTACTCG GCTCAGAGAGTGCCAGTTAGAAAGAATCGTGCAGAGGTGACTGGTGAAGCAGCAG CTGGAGCTCTGAAAGAGACTCCATCAAAGAAATGGACTCCACAAAGAGTCCCCAACACCAAACATCAGCCCATGTCTGCTATG aaatggcCTCTGTCCAGAGGAGCATCACTGTATGGCACTCCTGGACTCGGAAGCTGTAAAAGTATCATTCAGCCACAGCAAGAG GATATTGTCCAGAGGTTATTTGATGATAGAGAAGACGAGCAGAGCACAAAGGTGACAGACCAAGATCTGGGGACACAAGCAGAGCAGCTCCCAGTGCAAGCCTCAGCA ACTGACTTCTGTGAGCAGTCAAAGAGCACTGATGGtgatgagaaggaggaggaggaggagcagaagttTGTGGGAGGACAGATGTTCCAACAAGCTCCGCACAGAGagtctgtcatttttttctcaacGGGTAAAAAGCTGTTCAGAGCCCGACGCATTGAGAAGCAGGAGAGCTCAGCCCAGCAGGATCAGCAAGCCCTATTTTCATCACTACATAAGAATGATGAAAACTCTTCTGAGTCAGAGCTAACGACTCAGAAAAACCCCTCTGTTCAGCCTCTGCCGAGAG acCTAGTTGTTCAAAAGACTTGCTCTCAGATTTCTGCCGTGGCGATGCTGCGAAAGCGTTTTCCTCCACTGGAGGAGCTGCTTCTTGATGAAGAGGTGGCCACATACACCTCGCTGTCTGCCCCGGCTCCTGTCAGCTCGCTCTCTGCTTGGCCTCGCTGTGGAAACCCACTGGCCTCCATTTTGCACCTTGAAGAGTCCACT AGGTTTGTTCCGATCAGCTTTGAGCCCTTGTCTGGTCCTTCCTCTCACAGCAAGAGATGA
- the LOC114439050 gene encoding differentially expressed in FDCP 6 homolog, protein MDLRSELLKSIWYGFTALDLERSGKVSKSQLKVLSHNLCTVLCIPHDPVALEEHFRDDDDGPVSSQGYMPYLNKYILDKVVEGSFIKENVDELCWTLTAKKNYHPDRSSSTVLPEKDAFRLWCLFNFLSEDKYPLVMVPDEVEYLLKKICTAMSTEFNCVELEDFFSQDSVQQSGITVWVFLEMMNSGKITRAIDKSITSMAIEEVYREIVGDVLKEGYLWKKGQLRRNWKERWFTLRPSNLSYYTGEDRKDCQGNIVLDGNCCVEVLPDRDGKRCMFCLKTLSKTYEMSASDTKQRQEWTTAIQTAIRLDVEGKKSLHKDLKLKRREQREQREKRRQAKEEELQRLRALQEERERKLAELELLKEAQKQAQVLLEQDEQRRRQQHEQLQRALEVQLREAEEARVSMQAEMALKEEEAERQRKRIQELEEMQKRLEEALQQEIKARLDEEGFRYAQARLLAEEEEKMKALMNLQEDQEEYILKTEREKQELKQEMETKSRALEEAQRQLEEVRANRHRVDQDVVAAQRKLRQASTNVKHWNVQMNRLMRPIGPGEKRPSLGSSFSSFQIPTQRDPGLRLRRRSGSEDQDEESKENVDNRAASDLEKRHSHASNGDMDIP, encoded by the exons ATGGACCTGCGCTCTGAGCTGCTCAAATCCATCTGGTATGGTTTCACAGCCCTGGATCTGGAGAGGAGCGGGAAAGTGTCCAAATCTCAGCTAAAG GTATTGTCTCACAACCTGTGCACAGTTTTGTGTATCCCACATGACCCAGTGGCTCTGGAGGAGCACTTCAGAGACGATGACGATGGCCCAGTTTCAAGTCAGGGTTACATGCCGTATCTCAACAAATATATCCTGGATAAG GTTGTGGAAGGCTCCTTTATTAAGGAAAATGTAGATGAGCTCTGTTGGACTCTTACAGCAAAGAAAAACTACCATccagacagaagcagcagcactgttctGCCAGAGAAGGATGCTTTTCGGCTGTGGTgcctttttaattttctttcagAGGACAAGTACCCTTTGGTGATGGTTCCTGACGAG gtgGAGTACCTCCTCAAAAAGATATGCACGGCCATGAGCACTGAGTTCAACTGTGTCGAATTAGAAGACTTCTTTTCCCAAGACTCAGTGCAGCAGAGCGGCATTACTGTTTGGGTTTTTCTGGAGATGATGAACTCTGGAAAAATAACCAGAGCAATTGATAAGAGTATCACCAGCATGGCTATAGAGGAAGTATACAGGGAGATTGTAGGCGATGTCCTCAAAGAG GGTTATCTGTGGAAAAAAGGTCAGCTGAGGAGAAACTGGAAGGAACGCTGGTTCACATTAAGGCCAAGCAACTTGTCCTACTACACCGGGGAGGATCGTAAAGACTGCCAGGGCAACATAGTGCTGGATGGGAACTGCTGTGTAGAG GTGCTGCCAGACAGAGATGGGAAGCGCTGCATGTTTTGTCTTAAAACTCTCTCCAAGACGTATGAAATGAGCGCCTCAGACACCAAACAGAGACAGGAGTGGACAACAG CCATTCAGACGGCGATCAGGTTGGATGTGGAGGGGAAAAAGTCCCTCCACAAAGATCTGAAGCTGAAGCGGCGggaacagagagaacagagggagaaaagacGGCAGGccaaggaggaggagctgcagaggttGCGGGCCTTGCAGGAGGAACGGGAGCGTAAGCTGGCGGAGCTGGAGCTCCTGAAGGAGGCGCAGAAGCAGGCGCAGGTCCTCCTGGAACAGGATGAACAGAGGAGGCGCCAGCAGCATGAACAGCTGCAGCGTGCCCTGGAGGTTCAGCTCCGTGAGGCTGAGGAG GCCCGGGTCAGTATGCAGGCCGAGATGGCTCtgaaagaagaggaagctgagaggcagaggaagaggatccaggagctggaggagatgcAGAAGCGTCTGGAGGAGGCACTGCAACAGGAGATCAAAGCCAGGCTGGATGAGGAGGGCTTCCGCTATGCTCAAGCTAG GTTactggctgaggaggaggagaaaatgaaagccCTGATGAACCTGCAGGAGGATCAGGAGGAGTACATCctgaagacagagagggagaagcagGAGCTCAAACAGGAGATGGAGACCAAATCCCGAGCCCTGGAGGAGGCGCagaggcagctggaggaggtcCGCGCCAACCGGCACAGGGTTGACCAAGATGTAGTG GCTGCCCAGAGGAAACTTCGCCAGGCGAGCACCAACGTCAAACACTGGAACGTTCAGATGAACAGGCTGATGCGGCCCATCGGACCGGGTG AGAAGAGACCGTCATTGGGAAGCTCTTTCTCATCCTTCCAAATCCCGACACAGAGAGACCCTGGTCTGCGTCTCAGAAGGAGATCCGGATCAGAGGATCAGGACGAGGAGAGCAAAGAGAACGTTGACAACAGGGCTGCCAGTGATTTAGAGAAACGTCACTCTCACGCCTCGAATGGAGACATGGATATCCCCTAA